One window from the genome of Geoalkalibacter sp. encodes:
- a CDS encoding cation diffusion facilitator family transporter, protein MARANRKIRAARLSVATAAGLAVLKLATGLFTGSMAILSSAVDSLLDILMSGVNLVAITQAEKPADKNHPFGHGKYETLATLAQSSIIALSGLLIIGESLRRLYLGSELRAVEGGIAVLLLSLVASWLISRHLLRVARETDSSALKADSLHFSMDVYTNAGLLLGLVVIRLLDLPWLDPVLSIAIACYILFEAARLVRHGLRDVLDEELPEAVRAEITSLIRAHGDLHLDFHNLRTRRAGSQKIMDFHLTLCRHLSVDEAHRIADHLETRIEEEIRGADVTIHIEPCEIENCSHERDRCPHREKVLHLIDGFSK, encoded by the coding sequence GTGGCGCGCGCCAACCGCAAGATCAGAGCCGCCCGCCTGTCGGTGGCGACCGCCGCGGGGCTTGCCGTCCTCAAACTGGCGACGGGTCTGTTCACCGGCTCCATGGCGATTCTCTCCTCGGCCGTCGACTCGCTGCTCGACATCCTCATGTCCGGCGTGAATCTGGTCGCCATCACCCAGGCGGAAAAACCCGCCGACAAGAACCACCCCTTCGGCCACGGCAAATACGAAACCCTGGCCACCCTGGCGCAGAGCTCCATCATCGCCCTCTCGGGACTGCTGATCATCGGCGAATCGCTTCGCAGGCTTTACCTGGGCAGCGAACTGCGCGCCGTCGAGGGCGGCATCGCCGTGCTGCTGCTCTCGCTGGTCGCCTCCTGGCTGATCAGCCGGCACCTGCTGCGCGTGGCCCGCGAAACCGATTCCTCGGCCCTCAAGGCCGATTCCCTGCATTTCTCCATGGACGTCTACACCAACGCCGGGCTGCTGCTCGGCCTGGTGGTGATTCGTCTTCTCGACCTGCCCTGGCTCGACCCGGTGCTCTCCATCGCCATCGCCTGCTACATCCTTTTCGAGGCCGCGCGCCTGGTGCGCCACGGCCTGCGCGACGTGCTCGACGAGGAATTGCCCGAAGCGGTGCGTGCCGAAATCACCAGCCTGATACGCGCCCACGGCGATCTGCACCTCGATTTTCACAATCTGCGCACCCGCCGCGCCGGCTCCCAGAAGATCATGGATTTCCACCTGACCCTGTGCCGTCACCTTTCCGTGGACGAGGCCCATCGCATCGCCGATCACCTGGAAACACGCATCGAGGAGGAAATTCGCGGCGCCGACGTCACCATCCACATCGAGCCCTGCGAGATCGAAAATTGCTCTCACGAACGGGACCGCTGTCCGCATCGCGAGAAGGTGCTGCATCTCATCGACGGGTTTTCCAAATAA